From a single Syntrophorhabdus sp. genomic region:
- a CDS encoding molybdopterin-dependent oxidoreductase, with product MITLKIDGKEIKTEKGKTILEAARENGIYIPTLCYHENLLPIGSCRLCIVEIEGYEKPMTSCTTAAVEGISVTTRSEKLFAMRQEYLKFLLINHPLDCPICDSGGECRLQDLVFEHKIESVDLTAGREPKKAKPYATALIRYSEDRCVLCLRCVHACREISGRRVLELTGSGIEAAMAPKTPEDCISCGECLSVCPVGALTEQESPLKSRKWQTKRQTTTCPHCGFGCSLDLDVFEDRFVTKVVTRPERLPNKGSLCVMGRFGYDFANNEARLATPTVRQGAAVSEATLVEAVEATAAALAKLDKEGRTIGFIVSPRATNEEAYMISQIAGTFSKTRFGTAGYYHTGRVLEALRRMGIPYPYEYDAINGCDLVVVAGADLLGNNHLLANKVREAVKMKGAKVAVVDPSPTALTRACDVWVKVTPGSDALFFNAVASQLIADKKNDPEAGSLEGFPGSAGGGKGDAVRTGADEKSVDKFYALFAAASRVAVIFGTGVSDRTESMEALLNLCLVKGVQKAGVVMPTALQSNAVGVLSVLPDAVSSGDVLGEAEGLFIYEDDPFHYLGGKRVEESLKNKTFVAVCDMFPTGASAHAHVVVPSGSFAEKDGSYVAEDGFMRKVARAEGGSSPGFDFLRLLLDRLGGGLYRDEQEASTVLFGKEVLVADDSGRAMVRPTNGQARLASAVRAEADKPARPFTLVLRNVFFHHHLAGQGVYSKMVYLQNPAVAGDRLFISPEDAAALGIADGGQVIVESDHGTLQQPVTVKEGLGKGVLEYRMLKNRQDILKLADEYGKHIAVTVKKG from the coding sequence ATGATAACACTCAAGATAGACGGCAAAGAGATAAAGACCGAGAAAGGCAAGACGATACTCGAAGCTGCACGGGAGAACGGCATCTACATCCCCACTCTGTGCTACCACGAGAACCTTCTCCCCATTGGTTCCTGCAGGCTCTGCATAGTTGAGATCGAGGGGTACGAAAAGCCGATGACATCGTGCACCACGGCCGCCGTGGAGGGCATATCGGTCACGACCCGGTCGGAAAAACTCTTCGCCATGCGTCAGGAATACCTCAAGTTCCTTCTCATCAATCACCCCCTTGACTGTCCCATCTGTGACTCCGGCGGGGAATGCCGTCTGCAGGACCTCGTTTTCGAACACAAGATCGAATCCGTCGACCTTACCGCCGGGCGGGAGCCCAAGAAAGCGAAACCTTACGCCACGGCGCTGATCAGGTATTCCGAGGACAGATGCGTGCTCTGTCTGCGTTGCGTCCATGCGTGCCGGGAGATCTCCGGTCGCAGGGTCCTGGAACTGACGGGGAGCGGCATAGAAGCGGCCATGGCCCCGAAGACGCCCGAGGACTGTATATCCTGCGGCGAGTGTCTCTCCGTATGTCCTGTCGGAGCCCTCACCGAACAGGAAAGCCCCCTGAAGAGCAGGAAGTGGCAGACGAAGCGGCAGACGACGACCTGTCCTCACTGCGGTTTCGGCTGCTCCCTAGATCTCGACGTGTTCGAGGACAGGTTCGTGACGAAGGTCGTGACCCGTCCGGAGCGTCTTCCCAACAAGGGTTCCCTCTGTGTGATGGGACGCTTCGGGTACGACTTCGCCAACAACGAGGCACGGCTTGCGACGCCGACCGTCAGACAGGGCGCGGCGGTATCAGAAGCCACCCTTGTCGAGGCAGTCGAGGCAACCGCGGCCGCCCTCGCGAAGCTCGACAAGGAGGGTAGGACGATCGGTTTCATCGTGTCCCCCCGGGCGACCAACGAGGAAGCCTACATGATCTCACAGATCGCGGGCACGTTCTCGAAGACCCGGTTCGGGACCGCCGGGTACTACCATACGGGCAGGGTGCTCGAAGCGCTGCGCCGCATGGGAATTCCCTATCCTTACGAATACGATGCGATCAATGGCTGTGATCTTGTGGTCGTTGCCGGTGCCGATCTTCTCGGCAACAACCATCTCCTTGCCAATAAGGTACGGGAGGCGGTCAAGATGAAGGGTGCGAAGGTAGCGGTCGTCGATCCTTCCCCCACGGCACTGACGAGAGCCTGTGACGTGTGGGTGAAGGTCACCCCGGGCTCCGACGCATTGTTTTTCAACGCCGTCGCGTCGCAGCTGATCGCGGACAAAAAGAACGACCCTGAGGCGGGGAGTCTGGAAGGTTTCCCGGGTAGTGCCGGTGGAGGTAAAGGGGATGCAGTACGGACCGGGGCCGACGAGAAGAGCGTGGACAAGTTCTATGCTCTTTTCGCCGCGGCCTCCCGCGTGGCCGTCATATTCGGAACGGGTGTGAGCGACAGGACGGAGAGTATGGAAGCACTCCTCAACCTCTGCCTCGTGAAGGGTGTTCAGAAGGCGGGGGTCGTGATGCCCACCGCGCTCCAGTCCAACGCCGTCGGTGTCCTTTCGGTTCTGCCCGATGCCGTCTCTTCCGGGGATGTTCTGGGTGAGGCGGAGGGCCTCTTTATCTATGAGGACGATCCCTTCCACTACCTCGGCGGAAAGAGAGTGGAAGAGTCATTGAAGAACAAGACGTTTGTGGCGGTTTGCGACATGTTCCCGACGGGCGCCTCCGCGCACGCGCATGTTGTCGTCCCCTCCGGCAGCTTTGCTGAGAAGGACGGCAGCTATGTCGCGGAAGACGGTTTCATGCGCAAGGTGGCGCGTGCTGAAGGCGGATCGTCACCTGGATTCGACTTCCTGAGACTCCTCCTCGACCGGCTGGGCGGCGGTCTGTACAGGGACGAACAGGAGGCATCCACGGTCCTGTTCGGGAAGGAGGTCCTCGTGGCGGACGACAGCGGCAGGGCGATGGTCAGGCCCACGAACGGTCAGGCGCGCCTCGCGTCAGCGGTCAGGGCCGAAGCGGACAAGCCGGCGCGGCCCTTTACCCTTGTCCTGAGGAATGTCTTCTTCCATCATCATCTGGCGGGACAGGGTGTCTACTCGAAGATGGTATACCTCCAGAATCCCGCGGTTGCCGGAGACAGGCTCTTCATATCACCGGAAGACGCCGCGGCACTGGGCATAGCCGACGGTGGTCAGGTCATCGTCGAATCGGACCACGGGACACTGCAGCAGCCTGTCACGGTCAAAGAAGGCCTTGGCAAGGGCGTGCTTGAATACAGGATGCTGAAGAACAGGCAGGACATATTGAAACTTGCCGACGAATACGGCAAACACATCGCAGTGACGGTGAAAAAAGGTTAA
- a CDS encoding FAD-dependent oxidoreductase, with product MADVIFSSWQGEIIDNRGKARESFEAPKVKLPGEFEKGLPVKAFMGWDGIILCDESVDIVDMSVRYVEAVQKESCGRCVPCRIGSKVILDILRGIADGQGKKEDLERIPAIAAGIKDGSKCQIGQTGFVPLLQALSFFGPEFERSITEGRKAKAGDYKVSVTAPCMSVCPTQLDIPRYVEAISEGRFTESLVTIRENTCLAGTLGRVCVRPCESNCRRANIDEAISIKSLKRFAADFELEKNVKRNVEAKIDKNKKVAVIGAGPAGLSCAYYLAQMGYPVTVFEKLGEPGGMAAVGIPDYRLPRVILGSEGAFVESFGVTMRYGVTLGKDITIDQIRKDFDAVFIGVGAHSSSPMGVKGEDMGYRGFIPGVKYLLDINNGEDPYPEGKKVVVVGGGNVAMDCVRSSFRVGKPDVHLVYRRTKKEMPADPVEIHEAEEEGVEFHYLCNPTRILERDGKVVGVECIRMELGEPDASGRRRPVPVPGSEFVIDTDILIPAIGQAVDFSFLEKREDFTITKWNTFGVDQETFETNVPGVFSAGDCETGPDVLVRACGNGKRAAWKIDEYLKGEKPKARMSEKFVKFFGDVKVYDKNENVGLLGDSARHLLRPMAPEVRKWTFDEVEEGFRTDEAIAEASRCLRCYRIGMIAVG from the coding sequence ATGGCAGACGTGATCTTCAGTTCCTGGCAGGGTGAGATAATAGACAACAGGGGTAAGGCCCGCGAGTCTTTCGAAGCCCCCAAGGTAAAGCTCCCCGGAGAGTTCGAGAAGGGTCTTCCCGTCAAGGCCTTCATGGGATGGGACGGTATCATCCTCTGTGATGAGAGCGTGGATATCGTCGACATGTCCGTCAGGTACGTCGAGGCGGTCCAGAAAGAATCCTGCGGACGGTGCGTGCCCTGCAGGATAGGCAGCAAGGTCATTCTGGACATTTTGAGGGGCATCGCCGATGGCCAGGGGAAGAAAGAGGACCTTGAGAGGATCCCCGCCATCGCCGCCGGAATAAAGGACGGCTCCAAGTGCCAGATCGGCCAGACGGGTTTCGTGCCCCTTCTTCAGGCCCTTTCGTTCTTCGGCCCCGAGTTCGAGCGGTCGATAACCGAAGGGCGCAAGGCGAAGGCGGGCGACTACAAGGTGTCCGTCACGGCCCCCTGCATGAGCGTCTGCCCCACCCAGCTCGATATCCCGAGGTACGTGGAGGCGATAAGCGAAGGGCGGTTCACCGAATCCCTCGTGACGATACGGGAGAACACCTGCCTTGCGGGGACGCTGGGAAGGGTCTGTGTCCGGCCCTGCGAGTCCAACTGCAGGCGCGCGAACATCGACGAGGCGATCTCCATTAAGAGCCTTAAGCGGTTCGCGGCGGACTTTGAGCTGGAAAAGAACGTGAAGCGCAACGTTGAAGCGAAGATAGACAAGAACAAGAAGGTCGCCGTCATCGGCGCCGGTCCTGCCGGGCTTTCCTGCGCCTACTACCTCGCGCAGATGGGTTACCCCGTGACGGTCTTCGAGAAGCTCGGGGAACCGGGCGGCATGGCGGCGGTGGGCATCCCCGATTATCGTCTGCCGAGGGTCATTCTCGGCAGCGAGGGCGCCTTTGTGGAGTCCTTCGGCGTGACCATGCGGTACGGTGTGACCCTGGGCAAGGACATAACCATCGACCAGATTCGGAAGGATTTCGATGCCGTCTTCATCGGTGTCGGTGCTCACAGCTCTTCACCCATGGGGGTTAAGGGCGAGGACATGGGGTATCGCGGCTTCATCCCCGGCGTGAAGTATCTTCTCGACATCAACAACGGGGAAGACCCGTATCCCGAGGGAAAGAAGGTCGTCGTCGTCGGCGGCGGCAACGTGGCCATGGACTGTGTGAGGTCATCCTTCCGCGTCGGCAAACCGGACGTTCACCTGGTGTACAGGCGTACGAAGAAAGAGATGCCCGCGGACCCGGTGGAGATCCACGAAGCGGAGGAAGAGGGCGTCGAGTTCCACTACCTGTGCAACCCCACACGGATCCTTGAAAGGGACGGCAAGGTCGTCGGCGTCGAATGCATCCGCATGGAACTGGGAGAACCCGACGCGAGTGGGCGCAGAAGGCCGGTCCCTGTCCCGGGCTCCGAGTTCGTGATCGATACGGACATACTCATACCGGCGATCGGTCAGGCCGTCGACTTCTCCTTCCTGGAAAAGAGGGAGGACTTTACCATAACGAAATGGAACACCTTCGGGGTCGACCAGGAGACCTTCGAGACGAACGTGCCGGGCGTGTTCTCCGCCGGCGACTGCGAAACGGGCCCCGACGTCCTTGTCCGCGCCTGCGGCAACGGCAAGCGCGCCGCCTGGAAGATCGATGAGTATTTGAAGGGCGAGAAACCGAAGGCCCGCATGAGCGAGAAGTTCGTGAAGTTCTTCGGCGATGTCAAGGTCTACGACAAGAACGAGAACGTCGGTCTTCTGGGTGACAGTGCGAGACATCTTCTGCGGCCGATGGCTCCCGAGGTCAGGAAGTGGACCTTCGACGAGGTGGAAGAGGGTTTCCGGACCGATGAGGCGATCGCGGAGGCTTCACGGTGTCTTCGCTGTTACAGGATAGGCATGATTGCGGTTGGTTGA
- the nuoD gene encoding NADH dehydrogenase (quinone) subunit D has product MAESKYMTINMGPQHPATHGVLRVVLELDGETIVSSTPDIGYLHRGIEKIFENRTYWQGQPLTDRLDYTSGMSNNLAYCLAVEKLLGIEIPKRAQYIRVMLSELQRIAAHLLWVSTHALDMGAMTVLFYGFRERESCLKVLEKVSGARLMPDYIRFGGLREELPEGFLKEAKAFIDDLPRRIDEYETLLTENVIWKRRLKDVCPLSAEDAIGYGVTGPVLRASGVNYDVRKAYPYTSYEDFDFEIPLGTAGDIYDRYLVRLKEMRQSVRIVDQAIQKLPDGPIKADAPEYVPPEKTDVSKDMAALIRHFKIMADGIKPPKGEAYASIESSKGELGFYIVSDGSEKPYRVRIRPPSFLNLGSVSKMIEGSLVADVVAAIGSIDIVLGEIDK; this is encoded by the coding sequence ATGGCTGAAAGCAAGTACATGACGATCAACATGGGGCCGCAGCATCCCGCCACACACGGGGTTCTGAGGGTCGTGCTCGAGCTTGACGGCGAGACCATCGTGTCAAGCACCCCTGACATCGGGTATCTCCATCGCGGTATTGAGAAGATCTTCGAGAACAGGACCTACTGGCAGGGCCAGCCCCTCACGGACAGGCTCGACTACACGAGCGGCATGTCCAACAACCTGGCCTACTGCCTTGCCGTGGAGAAACTGCTCGGCATAGAGATACCGAAACGGGCCCAGTACATTCGCGTGATGCTGAGCGAACTGCAGCGCATCGCCGCCCATCTTCTGTGGGTATCGACGCACGCCCTTGACATGGGTGCCATGACGGTTCTCTTCTACGGCTTCCGGGAAAGGGAATCATGCCTCAAGGTCCTGGAGAAGGTCTCGGGCGCGAGGCTCATGCCCGACTACATACGCTTCGGCGGGCTCAGGGAAGAGCTTCCGGAAGGGTTCCTGAAGGAGGCGAAGGCCTTTATCGACGATCTCCCCCGCAGGATCGACGAGTACGAAACACTGCTCACGGAGAACGTCATATGGAAGAGGCGACTGAAAGACGTCTGTCCCTTGAGTGCCGAGGATGCAATAGGGTACGGTGTGACGGGTCCCGTGCTTCGCGCGTCGGGGGTCAATTACGATGTCCGCAAAGCGTATCCCTATACGAGCTATGAGGATTTCGACTTTGAGATACCCCTCGGCACGGCAGGCGATATCTATGACCGGTACCTCGTCCGTCTCAAGGAGATGAGACAGTCCGTGAGGATCGTCGATCAGGCCATCCAGAAGCTCCCGGATGGGCCGATCAAGGCCGATGCGCCGGAATACGTGCCGCCGGAAAAGACTGATGTGTCGAAGGACATGGCCGCCCTCATCCGCCATTTCAAGATCATGGCCGACGGCATCAAACCGCCGAAGGGTGAGGCATATGCGTCGATAGAGTCTTCAAAAGGCGAACTCGGGTTCTACATCGTCAGCGACGGCTCGGAAAAGCCTTACAGGGTGAGGATCCGTCCGCCCTCGTTCCTCAACCTCGGTTCCGTGTCGAAGATGATCGAGGGATCGCTGGTGGCCGACGTGGTCGCCGCGATAGGAAGCATCGACATAGTTCTCGGTGAAATAGACAAATAA
- a CDS encoding NADH-quinone oxidoreductase subunit C, which yields MSDNSEFLKILSDKVAGVKIVPTPPGEPSAMVDRDSIHEALDHLRYDRDLLFDMLVDLFAVDYAGEEPRFEVVYILRSTKNNARIVVKTRTGDEGIETASDLWQAANFLEREIYDMFGLPFANHPDLRRIYNPDDFEGYPLRKEFPLEGKDFDKPFVVDLEKA from the coding sequence ATGAGCGATAACAGCGAGTTTCTGAAAATACTCTCCGATAAGGTGGCAGGCGTGAAGATCGTGCCGACGCCCCCCGGCGAACCGAGCGCGATGGTCGACAGGGACAGCATTCACGAGGCCCTTGACCATCTCAGGTACGACCGTGATCTCCTCTTCGACATGCTCGTCGATCTTTTTGCGGTGGACTACGCAGGGGAAGAGCCGCGCTTCGAGGTTGTCTACATCCTTCGCTCGACGAAGAACAACGCGAGGATAGTGGTGAAGACGAGAACGGGCGACGAGGGCATCGAAACGGCCAGCGACCTGTGGCAGGCGGCCAATTTCCTGGAAAGGGAGATCTACGACATGTTCGGCCTGCCTTTCGCGAACCATCCCGATCTGCGCAGGATATACAACCCCGACGATTTCGAGGGCTATCCCCTGCGCAAGGAGTTTCCCCTCGAAGGCAAGGATTTCGACAAGCCCTTCGTGGTGGATCTGGAGAAGGCATAA
- a CDS encoding NADH-quinone oxidoreductase subunit B, which translates to MGIEKNVLVTTLDWAINWSRKNSLFPVTFGLACCALEMMVASSAEYDIARFGAEVFRPSPRQSDLMIVAGTLTKKMAPVVRRIYEQMPNPKWVIAYGACASSGGIFKSYSVVQGVDQIIPVDVYIPGCPPRPEALLKGIIELQKKIQKESIKDRPLISLPGKSA; encoded by the coding sequence ATGGGAATAGAAAAGAACGTACTTGTAACGACGCTTGACTGGGCCATCAACTGGTCCAGGAAGAATTCTCTCTTCCCTGTCACATTCGGCCTTGCCTGCTGTGCCCTCGAGATGATGGTGGCAAGCTCCGCGGAGTACGATATCGCCCGGTTCGGCGCCGAGGTCTTCCGTCCCTCGCCGAGACAGTCGGACCTCATGATAGTGGCCGGAACGCTGACGAAGAAGATGGCCCCCGTGGTACGCAGGATCTATGAACAGATGCCGAATCCCAAGTGGGTCATCGCGTACGGGGCCTGCGCGTCGTCGGGCGGCATCTTCAAATCCTACAGTGTCGTACAGGGTGTGGACCAGATAATCCCCGTGGACGTGTACATCCCCGGATGTCCTCCCCGGCCGGAAGCCCTCCTGAAGGGCATCATAGAGCTTCAGAAGAAGATCCAGAAAGAGTCCATCAAGGACAGACCTCTGATATCATTGCCCGGGAAGAGCGCATGA
- a CDS encoding NADH-quinone oxidoreductase subunit A gives MLEYVAIFVMMCLAGIIAAVIIGASHVLGHRTKSRTKLAPYECGMTTSGPTRRIMTIRYYIVAMLFLVFDIEIIFLYPWAVISRRLGLFGFIEMLVFVFILFIGYIYIWKKGALEWE, from the coding sequence ATGCTCGAGTACGTAGCGATCTTTGTCATGATGTGCCTTGCCGGGATCATCGCGGCGGTGATAATCGGAGCTTCACATGTTCTCGGGCACAGAACGAAAAGCAGAACAAAACTTGCCCCCTATGAATGCGGCATGACGACGAGCGGCCCGACGCGCCGGATAATGACCATCCGGTACTACATCGTGGCCATGCTCTTTCTCGTCTTCGACATCGAAATAATCTTTCTCTATCCCTGGGCAGTCATCTCCCGTCGCCTCGGGCTCTTCGGATTCATTGAGATGCTGGTCTTCGTTTTCATACTCTTCATCGGGTACATCTACATCTGGAAAAAAGGTGCATTGGAATGGGAATAG
- a CDS encoding lytic transglycosylase domain-containing protein, with protein MIPKRGIMGQTGRETRYPATLPSVLVCLFSVACLFAVPVLSAQGLPKKTNSPMEKRVGDLEKDVMRLERQADIFNLDALPDNLTLCGKKVPIYRGDVRERFERELFQLLENKGLLTVVIKRYYKYLPMISEEIQRMGVPPDLVYLAVTESYLNPRAVSRANAAGMWQFIKETGKREGLLVNDHIDERFNVKKATRSALTHLKKLNAEFNDWFLAMSAYNAGPGRVREVIENQATRDFFDMYLPEETERYVFRVLALKEIVSNRERYGIKIDDKDLYRPVVLSEVTIEATREFHSYILAKAMDVPYRTFRINNLHLRRYSLPRGVYRINVPAEKKETFIKKMKGYDYIDIR; from the coding sequence GTGATACCGAAGAGAGGGATCATGGGGCAGACCGGAAGAGAGACACGTTATCCAGCCACCCTCCCCTCCGTCCTCGTCTGCCTTTTTTCCGTCGCTTGCCTTTTCGCCGTACCGGTGCTTTCCGCCCAGGGCCTGCCGAAGAAGACGAACTCCCCGATGGAGAAACGGGTCGGCGATCTCGAAAAGGACGTTATGAGACTTGAGAGACAGGCCGACATTTTCAATCTCGACGCCCTGCCGGACAACCTGACGCTTTGCGGCAAGAAGGTTCCCATATACAGGGGAGACGTTCGGGAACGGTTTGAGCGCGAGCTGTTCCAGCTCCTGGAGAACAAGGGGCTGCTGACGGTCGTCATCAAGCGCTATTACAAGTACCTTCCCATGATCAGCGAGGAGATCCAGCGGATGGGCGTACCTCCCGATCTCGTCTATCTTGCCGTGACGGAGAGTTACCTCAACCCCAGGGCCGTCTCCCGGGCGAACGCGGCCGGGATGTGGCAGTTCATAAAGGAAACGGGTAAACGCGAGGGCCTCCTGGTCAACGACCATATCGACGAGCGCTTCAACGTGAAGAAGGCGACGCGCTCGGCCCTTACCCACCTCAAGAAGCTCAATGCCGAGTTCAACGACTGGTTTCTCGCTATGTCCGCCTACAACGCGGGCCCAGGTCGCGTCCGTGAGGTCATCGAAAATCAGGCAACAAGGGATTTCTTCGACATGTACCTGCCGGAAGAGACGGAGCGATATGTCTTCAGGGTCCTTGCGCTGAAGGAGATCGTTTCGAACCGCGAGCGCTACGGGATAAAGATAGACGACAAGGACCTTTACCGGCCCGTTGTCCTTTCGGAGGTGACCATCGAGGCGACCCGGGAATTTCACTCCTATATCCTGGCAAAGGCGATGGACGTTCCCTACCGGACCTTCAGGATCAATAACCTTCATCTGAGAAGATACAGCCTTCCCAGGGGCGTTTACCGGATCAACGTTCCCGCGGAAAAGAAGGAGACCTTCATAAAGAAAATGAAAGGTTACGATTACATCGACATCCGGTGA
- a CDS encoding DedA family protein gives MEAYIAKYGYIGIFVGTFLEGETTVLLGGIFSRLGYMNILMVMFYAFAGTLAGDCTFFSIGRCFGRSIVDRFDFIRNKVPLANRIIKHYGNFIIFIIRFLVGIRAVVLILLGCTNMRIGRFLLFSILNSVCWSILVGLVGYLFGSVVFVFLDDIKKYETIIVPVVLGLVVLFILIYRYVVNKKERETYGDQ, from the coding sequence ATGGAAGCGTATATCGCAAAATACGGTTACATAGGCATATTCGTCGGTACCTTCCTTGAAGGAGAGACGACGGTGCTTCTCGGCGGCATCTTTTCCCGGCTGGGATACATGAACATTCTCATGGTCATGTTCTATGCCTTCGCGGGGACCCTGGCGGGAGACTGCACGTTCTTCTCCATAGGAAGGTGTTTCGGAAGGAGCATCGTAGACCGCTTCGATTTCATCAGGAACAAGGTGCCCCTTGCCAACAGGATCATCAAGCACTACGGGAATTTCATCATATTCATCATCCGGTTCCTCGTGGGCATAAGGGCCGTGGTCCTCATCCTCCTCGGCTGCACGAACATGAGGATAGGCAGGTTCCTTCTGTTCAGCATCCTCAACTCCGTCTGCTGGAGCATTCTCGTGGGCCTTGTGGGGTATCTCTTCGGCAGTGTCGTTTTTGTCTTTCTCGATGACATCAAGAAGTATGAAACCATAATAGTGCCGGTGGTCCTCGGTCTCGTTGTGTTGTTCATCCTCATATACCGGTATGTCGTGAACAAGAAGGAGAGGGAGACCTATGGAGATCAATGA
- a CDS encoding preprotein translocase subunit TatC, whose protein sequence is MEREKIIGALTGVRKVFLKSLAFIAIAGIVSFIYSKQMLLLLVKATGIKVYYLTIQEVFLATVQLALYAGIFFALPVIIFLAWHEMKDLYRIKRVYGYLLVFAAIVLFYGGSFFCLTIVLPSGVKFLVTGYEGEALKAMISVERYLLFSTAMVFAFGTTFEVPLILLALGKLGIVKARMLVRTRRYALLGIVVASALITPTPDVYNLSLLAGPMYIFYEIGIILVKMVEKQRARDS, encoded by the coding sequence ATGGAACGGGAAAAGATCATAGGCGCGCTGACAGGGGTAAGGAAAGTATTTCTCAAGTCGCTGGCCTTCATCGCCATCGCCGGGATCGTCAGCTTCATCTATTCGAAGCAGATGCTCCTCCTTCTCGTGAAGGCGACGGGGATCAAGGTCTATTACCTCACCATTCAGGAGGTTTTTCTCGCCACGGTGCAGCTTGCTCTCTACGCCGGCATCTTCTTTGCCCTTCCCGTTATCATATTTCTTGCCTGGCACGAGATGAAGGACCTTTACAGGATCAAGCGTGTCTATGGTTACCTCCTGGTCTTCGCGGCGATAGTCCTTTTTTACGGGGGCAGCTTCTTCTGTCTCACGATCGTGCTGCCCTCAGGGGTCAAGTTCCTTGTCACCGGTTATGAGGGCGAGGCCCTCAAGGCCATGATCTCCGTGGAGCGATACCTCCTCTTTTCCACGGCGATGGTCTTCGCCTTCGGCACCACGTTCGAAGTTCCCCTGATCCTTCTCGCCCTGGGAAAGCTCGGGATCGTCAAGGCGAGGATGCTCGTGCGTACACGGCGGTACGCCTTGCTGGGCATCGTCGTCGCCTCCGCTCTCATCACTCCCACCCCCGATGTGTACAACCTCTCCCTCCTTGCGGGACCGATGTACATTTTCTACGAGATCGGCATAATCCTTGTAAAGATGGTCGAAAAACAGAGGGCCAGGGATTCCTGA
- a CDS encoding DUF502 domain-containing protein, with product MSVARHLKKKFITGLLVLIPLIVTAYIVYLVVSFIEGFIGPALRNIFFQVFQREVYVTGMACIIFVVITYLTGLLVSNYFGKTLFSRGERLVKRIPIVKSIYGSVKDMMEAFSSDKIRSFKEVVLIEFPFQGRYAIGLVTNRVEIRGIRHCAVFVPTTPNPTSGYIIMAREEELLFLDMATDDALKYIISLGTSRSGSIWNGKRS from the coding sequence ATGAGCGTGGCAAGGCACCTGAAAAAGAAGTTCATTACCGGGCTTCTCGTTCTTATTCCCCTCATCGTCACCGCCTATATCGTCTATCTCGTCGTATCTTTCATCGAGGGCTTCATCGGCCCCGCCCTGAGGAATATCTTCTTCCAGGTATTCCAGCGCGAGGTGTATGTGACGGGCATGGCCTGCATCATCTTTGTCGTCATCACGTACCTGACGGGTCTTCTCGTTTCCAACTACTTTGGAAAGACCCTTTTCTCCCGTGGAGAAAGGCTGGTGAAGAGGATCCCCATCGTGAAGAGCATCTACGGCTCGGTCAAGGACATGATGGAGGCCTTCTCGTCGGACAAGATAAGGTCCTTCAAGGAGGTCGTCCTTATCGAATTCCCTTTTCAGGGGAGGTACGCCATCGGACTCGTCACGAACAGGGTGGAGATAAGGGGAATCAGGCATTGCGCCGTTTTCGTGCCCACCACGCCGAACCCCACATCGGGGTACATCATCATGGCGAGGGAGGAGGAGCTCCTCTTTCTCGACATGGCAACGGATGACGCGTTGAAGTACATTATCTCGCTGGGTACGTCCCGGAGCGGATCCATATGGAACGGGAAAAGATCATAG